In Pristiophorus japonicus isolate sPriJap1 chromosome 3, sPriJap1.hap1, whole genome shotgun sequence, the sequence TAATAGGAATAttagaatagaatagaatagaaAGTTAATGTGCTGAAAACGGCGATAGGGATCGAATGGAGCTTTTAGCTGTGTTTATCCTGAGGTCAAAGGTTAAAGGCATGATAGGTATCTAGGTCCCCTTGGAAAAAGAGGTTGTAAAGGACTAGGAAATAATACATTTTAGCCAAACCTTATGTGATCGGACACCGTTCTCCCATCTCCAGCCTCTACGATCTCTAATATTCCGGTACTGTCTTTCTCATGTAACTGAGGTTGGCTGAATACTGTGGAGTGTTGCTTGATCATCATTCGGAAGTACGGAGTGTTTATGCAGAAACTTGCCTCAGAATAATCAAGAGTTTGGATTAGCTTGTACAGAGTCTGTGGAAGGAATGGGTTTGATCATCCACGTGGACTCTTCTCTTTTCGTGTTTTTCATGCTCTCAATGTTTGGCAAGAAGAGACACTGCTTTATTATTGTATTTATTTATGTTCTTGGGCTGCATATGAATTATGGCTGAAAAGATGAATAGTGGATGACTTTCTCCAGGTCTAACAGAGATCCAAAATATCGCTGTAATTTCCCAATCATCACTCAACCTTTCCAAAGATCACTGTACTTTCCCATAGAACATTACATGTTCACAGAAAACACTGTATATTCCCAGAGTTCACTGTATTTTCCCAGAGAACAATATATATTTCCCAGAGATCACTGTATTTATCTAGAGAATACTGTACATTCCCAGGAAACACTGTATATTCCCAGACATTATTGTATTTTTCCAGACAATACTGTATATTGCCAGAGAATAGTGTACATTCCCAGAAAACCGTGTATATATCCAGAGATCATTGCATTCCCCACAGTTCACTGCATTTCCCCACAGTTCACTGTAATTTCCCAGAGAACACTGGCATGTCCTGTTAATTGAGGAACAGCCCAGTTTTGTTTTGTGCTCCCTTACAGCAGCGCAACTTGGATTGGGAACAAGGCTGAGGATTGTAGCTGTGATAATTTGGCACCGAACCTCTGCTGGATTAACGTGAACCTTATATGAATTGGAAAAAGTAGAAAACTCTTGAAAAATAGATAAGACCCATTTATTATTGTTCCTTGTTCATGTCACTGACCTGAGGAAGGTCACATCAACACAGATTATGAGACTTTCATTAAAAATATGACTGAGGTTGAAATCCCAGATGAATCCAGTTGCAGTGTCGAGATTGATTTGGTGAATAATGTAAATGTGCACGTTACCCAACTAAGCACAATAACAGAACCTCCTGTGCTTCATAGATTAGGGTTGAAAATTCAACATGAGACTCGAACTTAGAAATTTTCTTGAGATTTCTATTGATTGCCACACAAAACAAAAATAAGTCAATAAAGATGTCGGTAAAGTCGAGAATATTTTATTATTTTCAAAAATATTCCAGTCAGAAAATATCGTGTTTTACAAGAACAATCTAGAAGTCCCTCATTCGCCTGAAAGATCCGACAGTTGAGTTGTAGCCGCCCCAGTCACTGAATCTCCTGTATTCACCGGGTCTCATGAAGTACTGGCGACCTCTGTAGTTGGGCTGTTCATAGAAGGTCCAGTAACCGTCCATCACATGGCAGGAGTGAATGTCACGGTAACGGAAACGATCGTAGACAGATGGACAGTCATCCATGAATTCCATCATCTGTCCTCCAAAGTCAGGCCTCTCGTAAATCCTCATTCTGTAGTTTCCACCTCGGTACTGGAATAGAAATACAATCATTCGTTTGATGAAGCTATAAATCTTGAGTATTTAGAAAAACAGCCTTCTGCTGAGAAGGGAGCAGATGATGTTTGTGAACAGCAATAGACAGTTCAGTAACATGTATTGGATGAGCTGATCAGATGCTAACTGACATCACCATGTGGTTCTTGTGTAAATTGTTACAGAAAGCCAGAGAAATGCACCAGCAAATTCAGGACTGATTCTTGTCATAAAGAGCTCTCTGGTTGGGAACGATTTTACAAAAGGCTCCATATGATGATGTTATTAACGAGGGACATTTCAAAACTTCTGTTGATCCAGTTGACTATATTCGTGGCTTATTACTAGAGTGCTGCTCCTTTGTAATTTGACAGTGACATTTTATAACAGCAAATTTGGACTGATTCTACTTGACTCATAGAGAGAGGAGATTACTTCATGTCAGTAAAAGTTTGATAGAAGTATTGTTTGAACTGAGGTTTCAGTAAGAGTGATGCTTGAGGCAGGTTTTTCTTTGTTTAATTTGTTAAACATTTAATGATAACTTACGTATGGGTAGGTACGACATGACCTGATGTTGTCATTGAATCCCATCCAGCGTTGGTAGTCAGGATATTCTCCCCTGCTCAGAACATACTGGTATCCCATGTAATTGGGTCTCTCATACAGCACCCACCAGTCACTCTCCACACGGATGGAGTTACAGCGGCTGAAGTAAGGGGACAGGTCAGCACAGTCAGTATTGCACTCGTAGTGCCGGCCCTGGAAGTTCCTGTCCTCGTAAAAGATGATCTGTGGAAAGATAGAGATTTGTAAATTAATAAATTCTCAAAACTAGGAGATACTGAATGAAGAATTCTAATACAATGTGTAATATCTGAGATGTCCTTGCCTTTCCCATTTTGAGCTCACAGTTAGCTTCGTAACTGACTGAATGTTTCACTGCTTCACACAGCTTGGTATTTATACACTGGGCAGAAAGGACTCTCTGGGCTGTACTTTTGTGATTCTAATGATTCAGGAATGAAAATCAGCAAAAATCGACAAAGCATTCCATTTATTGTAGAAAAACACCTGAAAGACTCCTGCTACGTAATTGATTCTTTCCCTTTTGTCTTCATGTCAAGTTAATTATTGTTTGAATATAACAGTTCTGGAACAGTCATGGCTTGAAATGACTCAGCTCTGTTTCAATAGTTTGGTGTTTGCCTCCACTCCCCTCATCTCCAACAACATGTGCGAGCGGCTAAAATTGAAGAGATAGGTTCAGTTTTGTCTgccgcttccctccctcccccagcccactGTCCAAAATTTGATTGCagttcccctgccctagccctgaactcacattttctctagtttctctcctgtcTCCCCTCATGCCCGTTCCATGCTCATCTTTCCCATGTGACCCACTTACAGCTCACTTGACCCAATAccaacaaactgctgaccacccaacttcccttcctggctttatgtcggctgatattgttaacgattctctctcctcaagtactgcCTGCTCCCATTCAAATCTACTATCATCATCCTCCTCTTCAAACAACCAtccctgacccctctgctaatgcaaactaccaccccacctctaacctccctttcctctccaaagtctttgaatgtgctgttgcttcccaaatccgtgaccaaatTTCCTGGaagtccatgtttgaatccctctaatcaggTTTTCACCCTGGCACAGgactgaaacggcccttatcaaagtcacaaatgacattctatgtAAGTCTGACCATGGTAATctgtccctcctcatcctcctcaccctgtctgcagcctttgacacggttgaccacaccatcctcctgaaatgcctctcctccatcatccagctgggtggggcttCATTCACCTGCTTCCATtcgtatctatccagtcatagccagagaattacattcaatggtttctcttcctgcccCACACCATTACCTGTGGTTACCcgcaatgatctatccttggcctccctctatttctcatctacgttgTACCCCTCAACGACATCTTGCaaaacatcaggttccacatgtactctgatgaTACCcaattctacctcaccaccaccactcTTGACCCATCCACTATCTCTAATTCGTcacattgcttgtccaacatccagtacgggatgagcagaaatttccttcaactaacTATTGTGAAGACGAAAGCCAACGTCTTCATTCCCCGCCACACTCCATTCCCTCACCACCGACTCCGTCCCTCTACCTTGCAACTGTCTGAGGGTGTTTGCAACATTGGCCAATCTTTCCacttctctacctcactttccttctttaaggcactccttaaaatctacctctttcaccaaactTTTGGTGATAtgacctaatatttccttatgtggcatgACGTCAGATTTTGTTTGAAACTGCTCTTATGAAACAACTTggtacattttactatgttaattgAACTCTGTAAATATCAACCTTCGCCGACTCCAGACTAGATCCAAAACCAAcgtaacctctgtcgtcgagctacagtacgcggacgacgcctgtgtctgctaacagacagaggctaaactccaggacatactcgacgtatttactgaagcgtacaaaagcatgggccttgcgcaaaacatcagtaagacaaaggtcctccaccagcccgtcCTCACAGCCCAGCATTGCCCCCcactcatcaagattcacggcggagccctggacaacgtgaaccacttcccttatctcgggcacctcctatcaacaagagcaggcagtggtgatgagatccaacaccgcctccaaagcgccagtgcagtcttcggccacctgaggaaaagaggttttgaagaccaggccctcaaaactgtcaccaagctcatggtctatagggctgtagtaatacccgcccttctgcatggctcaaaaacatggaccatgtacagtagacacctcaagtcgctggagaaataccaccaatgatgtctccgcaagatcctataaatcccctgggaggacagatgcaccaacgttagcgtcctcgaccaggccagcaactCCAGCATTAACGCACTGACCACACGTGATCCacttcgctaggcaggccacatagttcgcatgacagacacgagactctcaatgcaagcgctctgctcgcaactccttcacggcaaacgagccaaaggtgagcagtgaaaacgttacaaggacacactcaaagcctccctgataaattgcaacatccccactgacacctgggagtccctggccaatgacttgcccgaagtagaggaagtgcatccggaaggccgctgagctcctcgagtctcgtcaccgagagcatgcagaaatcaagcgtaggcagcggaaagagcgtgcggcaaaccagtcccacccaccccttccctcagcgactatttgtcccacctgtgacagagactgtggttctcatattgttcTGTACAgcaacctaagaactcatgttaagagtggaagcaagtcttcctcaattccgagggattgcctatgatgatgataaataccagttgttgttgttgtgtaactGCCTAGTTCTTCTTGCAAACGGCCAAGGTAAAGACATACATAGCGAGAGCATCTCGCATAGATTGTACACAGCTGTTTGAGTTTAGTTTCTAGATTGTGCCAGTGCTCCCTCTCAAAATCCTTCATGCAATGATATCATGGCAGGCATCAATCTGCTGATACGATTTCCTTCACGTGCAGCCAACttgtgggtgcagtttattaacatTAATAACACACCATGTATTTCAAACCGAGTCTTGCATATAAATGTACTGCAcccttttttgttttaaatgtcaGGACAATTAATAGGAATATTAGAATAGGTAAGAGAACAATAGAAAGTTAATATGCTGAAAACGGCGATAGGGATCGAATGGAGCTTTTAGCTGTGTTTATCCTGAGGTCAAAGGTTAAAGGCATGATAGGTATCTAGGTCCCCTTGGAAAAAGAGGTTGGTAAAGGACTAGGAAATAATACATTTTAGCCAAAACTTATGTGATCGGACACCGTTCTCCCATCTCTAACCTCTACGATCTCTAATATCTTTCTCATGTAACTGAGGTTGGTTGAATACTGTGGAGTGTTGCTTGATCATCATTCGGAAGTACGGAGTGTTTATGCAGAAATTTGCCTCAGAATAATCAAGAGTTTGGATTAGCTTGTACAGAGTCTGTGGAAGGAATGGGTTTGATCATCCACATGGACTCTTCTCTTTTCGTGTTTTTCATGCTCTCAATGTTTGGCAAGAAGAGACACTGCTTTATTATTGTATTTATTTATGTTCTTGGGCTGCAGATGAATTATGGCTGAAAAGATGAATAGTGGATGACTTTCTCCAGGTCTAACAGAGATCCAAAATATCGCTGTACTTTCCCAATCATCACTCAACCTTTCCAAAGATCACTGTACTTTCCCATAGAACATTACATGTTCACAGAAAACACTGTATATTCCCAGAGTTCACTGTATTTTcccagagaacaatatatacttccCAGAGATCACAGTATTTATCTAGAGAATACTGTACATTCCCAGG encodes:
- the LOC139254530 gene encoding gamma-crystallin S-1-like is translated as MLGCEDGLVEDLCLTDVLRKAHAFVRFKFINLQISIFPQIIFYEDRNFQGRHYECNTDCADLSPYFSRCNSIRVESDWWVLYERPNYMGYQYVLSRGEYPDYQRWMGFNDNIRSCRTYPYYRGGNYRMRIYERPDFGGQMMEFMDDCPSVYDRFRYRDIHSCHVMDGYWTFYEQPNYRGRQYFMRPGEYRRFSDWGGYNSTVGSFRRMRDF